The segment GCCCGGCGAGCCTGGGACGCACCATGCTCCAGGCCATGGGACGCTGACCGGGACCTTGCCGGGGACGAGGTAAGAAGAGAACGAAGAAGCAGGGGCAGGAAACCATGGACACGGCCATTCCCAACGAACCCAACAACGGGCACCCCAACCAAAAGCACCCAGGTGCGGGGCGCCGCAAGACCCGTGGGCAACCGAGGGGGCGCCAGATAGACCTGATCGCGCTGGCCGAGGTCCGGGACCTGCTTGGCGACCGTCCCCGCCGTCCGGACCTGCTGATCGAGCACCTGCACCTCCTTCAGGACCGCTACCATGCCCTGCACGCGCGCCACCTGGTGGCGCTCGCGCAGGAGATGCGGCTGGCCCTGGTCGAGGTGTACGAGGTCGCCAGCTTCTACGCCCATTTCGACATCGTGTTCGACGGGGAGGAAGCCCCGCCGCCGCTCACGATCCGGGTGTGCGACAGCCTGACCTGCGAGCTGAAGGGTGCCGCCAAGCTGCTCGAAGCCCTGCCGGACGCCGTCGGCCCCAATGTCCGCGTCGTCCGCGCACCCTGCATGGGCGCCTGCCACAACGCCCCCGCGGTGGCGCTCGGCCATGCCCTGCACGAGCACGCCACGGTGGAGAACGTGAAACAGGCGCTCGACGCCGGCCACACCCACCCGCACATCCCCGACTATCACGGGTTCGACGACTACCGCGCCGGCGGCGGCTACAAGCTGCTGGAGCAGTGCCTGGACGGCACCCGCGACCTGGAATCGATCCTGACCACCCTCGAAGGCTCCAGCCTGCGCGGCCTGGGCGGCGCCGGCTTCCCGACCGGGCGCAAGTGGCGCTTCGTCCGCGCCGAACCCGGCCCACGCCTGATGGCGATCAACGGCGACGAGGGCGAGCCCGGCACCTTCAAGGATCGCCACTACCTGGAGACCGACCCCAACCGCTTCCTGGAAGGGATGCTGATCGGCGCCTGGGCGGTGGAGGCGACCGACGTCTACATCTATCTGCGCGACGAATACCCCCAGTGCCGCGAGATCCTGGACCGCGAGATTGCCCGG is part of the Skermanella rosea genome and harbors:
- a CDS encoding NAD(P)H-dependent oxidoreductase subunit E, with translation MDTAIPNEPNNGHPNQKHPGAGRRKTRGQPRGRQIDLIALAEVRDLLGDRPRRPDLLIEHLHLLQDRYHALHARHLVALAQEMRLALVEVYEVASFYAHFDIVFDGEEAPPPLTIRVCDSLTCELKGAAKLLEALPDAVGPNVRVVRAPCMGACHNAPAVALGHALHEHATVENVKQALDAGHTHPHIPDYHGFDDYRAGGGYKLLEQCLDGTRDLESILTTLEGSSLRGLGGAGFPTGRKWRFVRAEPGPRLMAINGDEGEPGTFKDRHYLETDPNRFLEGMLIGAWAVEATDVYIYLRDEYPQCREILDREIARVEQAGLSRHTKIHMRRGAGAYICGEESAMLESIEGKRGLPRHKPPFPSQVGLFGQPTLINNIETVFWVRDIVEKGPEWWSSHGRNGRKGLRSYSVSGHVKEPGVKLAPAGVTITELINEFCGGMEDGHTFKGYLPGGASGGILPASMGDIPLDFGTLEQHGCFIGSAAVVVLSDKDDMKAVGLNLMKFFEDESCGQCTPCRAGTEKAVKLLERPRWDQPLLGELAKVMTSASICGLGQAAMNPIKQIMKHFPEDLT